The following coding sequences are from one Veillonellaceae bacterium window:
- a CDS encoding YigZ family protein, which translates to MLQKYRTVKGYGTAEIEINKSRFITYINRAETEQEAIRFIEKIKKQHWDATHNCSAYVSGEFDQHQKADDDGEPSGTAGKPILEVIKKSAVKDTVIVVTRYFGGTKLGAGGLIRAYGKAASQGLKAAGLIERTLHTKVDVTVEYTFLGKLENELRNYDYHIAGMAYTDKVTLTVLAEKGYESVLETRLQDWTGGQAVVEHNGETYLEVSVE; encoded by the coding sequence ATGCTGCAAAAATACCGAACAGTTAAGGGCTATGGAACTGCCGAGATAGAAATTAATAAGTCTCGCTTTATAACTTATATAAACAGAGCTGAAACAGAGCAGGAAGCTATTCGTTTTATCGAAAAGATAAAAAAACAGCACTGGGATGCCACTCACAATTGCTCAGCATATGTTTCCGGCGAATTTGATCAGCATCAAAAAGCCGACGACGATGGCGAGCCGTCAGGCACAGCCGGAAAGCCGATTTTAGAAGTAATTAAGAAGTCGGCGGTAAAGGATACCGTTATCGTTGTTACCCGCTATTTTGGTGGTACCAAGCTAGGAGCAGGCGGCCTTATCCGAGCCTACGGCAAAGCGGCCAGCCAAGGCCTAAAGGCGGCTGGTTTAATTGAACGTACGCTTCATACTAAAGTTGATGTTACAGTTGAGTATACATTTCTCGGTAAATTGGAGAATGAATTAAGAAACTATGATTATCATATTGCCGGTATGGCGTACACTGATAAAGTCACGCTAACGGTGCTTGCCGAGAAGGGTTATGAATCTGTACTCGAAACGCGGTTGCAGGATTGGACTGGCGGTCAGGCTGTGGTAGAGCATAATGGCGAGACGTATCTTGAGGTGAGCGTAGAATGA